In one Magallana gigas chromosome 9, xbMagGiga1.1, whole genome shotgun sequence genomic region, the following are encoded:
- the LOC105337783 gene encoding uncharacterized protein produces MMNFIRESIQTLSNNVFTNADESNEAHDDSVPMCRDTGGVATRRPVLRQTNNDDSEGMRPIIPLESDVRIERTVSVPTLDDQISLAPSTREVRELLGDDEVSLSDDFERNFLLESDQNQMRIDSNNNRFQNLLNKNTDSNQTKTSLNDIFGNVSSTAEEKVGLCLDKAQEEILMKSWRSSDPEKLTAYRDEYRQCFPVHKDSSDFLQVPSLDDILEPMLRKKHGSKANKGWGKNRNLVTQPLKSIETLAYQGQIAARMGIIAIAYMQQALGTLLNSISSQDVDTVQSIKDIFCMSTKAIDQMGRTGALHHLIRRKAAAQDTGLVTLKDIHSKIISLPLTNDGVFGKKLEEKLKERKEQKDSIKDLIPEWNERNQKRKFSETTSENSGTFKRPKTSVVHNRGQTFQRSNFNRRSYDYKQRDDNSRGTSAATSVDRMNSFRIPKKTSK; encoded by the coding sequence atgatgaattttattAGAGAAAGTATACAGACTTTATCTAACAACGTGTTTACAAATGCCGATGAGTCTAATGAGGCTCACGACGATTCAGTGCCTATGTGTCGGGATACCGGTGGTGTAGCCACGCGGAGACCTGTACTCAGGCAAACGAATAACGACGATTCCGAGGGAATGCGTCCTATTATTCCATTAGAGAGCGACGTCCGTATTGAAAGGACAGTTAGTGTGCCTACTTTGGACGATCAGATATCTCTCGCCCCAAGTACTAGAGAAGTACGAGAATTATTGGGAGATGACGAAGTGTCTCTATCTGAcgattttgaaagaaattttctATTAGAGTCTGATCAGAATCAGATGAGAATAGACTCTAATAATAATCGTTTTCAGAATTTGCTGAATAAGAACACAGATTCTAATCAAACAAAAACTTCTCTGAATGACATTTTTGGAAATGTTTCTTCTACAGCGGAAGAAAAAGTAGGTCTTTGTTTAGACAAGGCACAAGAAGAAATCTTGATGAAGTCATGGAGATCATCTGATCCAGAGAAGTTAACAGCTTACAGAGATGAATACAGACAGTGTTTTCCTGTACACAAAGATTCTTCAGATTTTCTTCAAGTACCAAGCTTGGATGATATTTTAGAACCAATGCTTCGGAAAAAGCATGGAAGCAAGGCTAATAAAGGTTGGGGTAAAAATAGAAACTTAGTTACACAACCTTTAAAGAGCATTGAAACTTTAGCTTATCAAGGACAGATAGCTGCCCGTATGGGTATCATTGCCATAGCATATATGCAACAAGCTCTTGGAACTTTGTTAAACTCTATTTCTAGTCAAGACGTTGATACAGTACAGTCAATCAAAGATATTTTCTGCATGTCCACAAAAGCTATAGATCAGATGGGCAGAACTGGAGCTCTTCATCATTTGATAAGAAGGAAAGCAGCAGCTCAAGACACTGGTTTAGTCACTTTAAAAGACATCCACAGTAAAATTATAAGTCTGCCGCTGACAAATGATGGTGTTTTTGGTAAAAAGTTAGAGGAAAAACTCAAAGAACGAAAAGAACAGAAAGACTCTATCAAAGATTTAATTCCAGAATGGAATGAAAGAAATCAAAAGAGAAAATTTTCAGAAACCACAAGTGAAAATTCAGGAACTTTCAAGAGACCAAAAACATCTGTTGTCCATAATAGAGGACAAACATTTCAAAGATCAAATTTCAATCGACGATCTTATGATTACAAACAAAGGGATGACAATTCTAGAGGCACTTCAGCGGCCACATCTGTTGACAGAATGAATTCCTTTCGAATCCCAAAGAAGACAAGTAAATGA
- the LOC136271517 gene encoding serine-rich adhesin for platelets-like — protein sequence MGLVSNQRRVQTRISPKTYVYGGEKNFNCNCTNRCFVKRGRRIIKQKCNRNCTTTREAVRFLQYIFPCTKEMRKNETHNKFETSQPVSQETTFQNGHIEQSFECSETNGLGNINRSNRCLFTHTNFSKTPKIFKVLCTKSVLPMENTMFWSNISTKSVHQNSISSSCLSENTQYSPSSVFGRLVGSKPMQRKFNSRSRDMLESSGFTRFHNQQKEILSRPLSINCLSGSFVSVQTKNSSSISRQIDKFGTHNQNVNEGSENSQRSSAMVRNSCLLHRSNSQCSSLYETSTITPSKFLETKFIRFGEGNSYYTTSQITPTVVVKYSKHFQGQISATGRNRNDHNYRCISNRVWGSSQQSDSSRIMGQWSPEMAYQLSRDGSSIFDFETLSKTNSKQNSVDQMRQHNSSSVHKQTRGNKISSSLLPNLGSLELGNKSKYQIEGCTYSWEVECFSRSFEQGQDQTNRMDVEQRNSSDNFSNVGTSIDRHVCISSQSSNSNILYMVSSQSSLCTRCSDNSLGRDVSLCISPNVFDPQSSSTYQTIQLSGNSDSSILAKKALVHRTTSTFNSCAIETSKLPTVTSTTKHKNFPSKCRSTTINCMASIDRGFKEKGFSKDTRTLLAASWRSGTQKDYTCKFKQFNSWCSARKIDPYSASLVQVASFLTDLYAKGLQYRTIAGYRSMLSSVLPPVGKISVGQHPYIIRLLKGVFNSRPPKVKLVPEWDLPKVLQMLQSTPFEPIAKASLKHLTFKTIFLIAITTFRRCSDLQALKLGEGWVNIQKKGVTFIRQGLAKQDRPNHYGTKIFVPAFPENKLLDPKRCLYFYLKKTEVFREKLKDSNKLFLSLLEPHQPVSSQTISKWIVQTIHMAYENQKKSNVKGHSTRALGPSWALFNGASVKSIIEAADWSKESTFCKFYLRDVDDCVPVLRCAVNK from the coding sequence ATGGGTCTTGTCAGTAATCAAAGAAGGGTACAAACTAGAATTTCTCCAAAAACCTATGTTTATGGGGgtgaaaaaaacttcaattgcaACTGCACAAATAGATGTTTTGTTAAAAGAGGTAGAAGAATTATTAAGCAAAAATGCAATAGAAATTGTACCACAACAAGAGAAGCTGTCAGGTTTTTACAGTACATTTTTCCTTGTACCAAAGAAATGCGGAAAAATGAGACCCATAATAAATTTGAGACCTCTCAACCGGTATCTCAAGaaacaacatttcaaaatggACACATTGAACAAAGTTTTGAATGTAGTGAAACCAATGGATTGGGCAATATCAATCGATCTAACAGATGCTTATTTACACATACCAATTTTTCTAAAACACCGAAAATTTTTAAGGTTTTGTGTACAAAATCAGTGTTACCAATGGAAAACACTATGTTTTGGTCCAACATCAGCACCAAGAGTGTTCACCAAAATAGTATCAGTAGTAGCTGCTTATCTGAGAACACGCAATATTCGCCTAGTAGTGTATTTGGACGATTGGTTGGTAGTAAACCAAtgcaaagaaaatttaattcaagaTCGAGAGATATGCTTGAATCTTCTGGTTTCACTAGGTTTCATAATCAACAAAAAGAAATCTTGTCTAGACCCCTGTCAATCAATTGTTTATCTGGGAGCTTTGTTTCTgttcaaacaaaaaatagttcttCCATCTCAAGACAGATTGATAAATTTGGTACACACAACCAAAATGTTAATGAAGGGTCAGAAAACAGCCAGAGATCTTCTGCAATGGTTAGGAATAGTTGCCTCTTGCATAGATCTAATTCCCAATGCTCGTCTTTATATGAGACCAGTACAATTACACCTTCTAAGTTTTTGGAAACCAAGTTCATTAGATTTGGAGAAGGTAATTCCTATTACACAACATCTCAAATTACACCTACAGTGGTGGTTAAATACAGCAAACATTTCCAGGGGCAAATCTCTGCAACTGGAAGAAATAGGAATGACCATAACTACAGATGCATCTCTAACAGGGTATGGGGGTCATCTCAACAATCAGATAGTTCAAGGATCATGGGACAGTGGTCACCAGAAATGGCATATCAACTGTCTAGAGATGGAAGCAGTATTTTTGACTTTGAAACACtttcaaagacaaattcaaaacaaaacagtgtTGATCAGATGCGACAACACAACAGTAGTTCAGTACATAAACAAACAAGGGGGAACAAAATCTCCTCGTCTTTGTTACCAAACTTGGGATCTTTGGAATTGGGCAATaagtcaaaatatcaaattgaagGCTGCACATATAGCTGGGAAGTTGAATGTTTTAGCAGATCATTTGAGCAGGGTCAAGATCAGACAAACAGAATGGATGTTGAACAAAGAAATAGTTCAGACAATTTTTCAAATGTGGGGACATCCATTGATAGACATGTTTGCATCAGTTCACAATCGTCAAACtcaaatattttgtacatggtATCCTCACAATCAAGCCTATGCACTAGATGCTCTGACAATTCCTTGGGAAGGGATGTTTCTCTATGCATATCCCCCAATGTGTTTGATCCCCAAAGTTCTTCAACATATCAGACAATACAATTGTCAGGTAATTCTGATAGCTCCATTCTGGCCAAGAAGGCCTTGGTACACAGAACTACTTCAACTTTTAATAGCTGTGCCATTGAAACTTCCAAATTGCCCACAGttacttcaacaaccaaacacAAAAATTTTCCATCCAAATGTAGAAGTACTACAATTAACTGCATGGCTTCTATCGACAGAGGCTTCAAAGAAAAGGGTTTTTCTAAAGACACTAGAACCTTACTTGCAGCAAGTTGGAGATCAGGCACCCAAAAAGATTATACTTGcaaattcaaacaatttaatAGCTGGTGTAGTGCAAGGAAAATTGATCCCTATTCAGCATCTCTAGTACAAGTAGCTAGTTTTTTGACCGATCTTTATGCTAAAGGTCTTCAGTATAGAACCATTGCAGGGTATAGATCAATGTTGTCATCAGTTTTACCACCAGTGGGGAAAATTTCAGTAGGTCAACATCCATATATCATTAGACTCTTGAAAGGGGTGTTTAACTCTAGACCACCTAAAGTTAAGTTAGTTCCTGAGTGGGACTTGCCTAAAGTTCTACAAATGTTACAAAGTACACCTTTTGAACCCATTGCTAAGGCATCTTTGAAACATTTgactttcaaaacaatttttttaatagcaATTACTACTTTCAGGAGATGCAGTGATCTACAAGCTCTCAAACTTGGAGAAGGATGGGTCAATATTCAGAAAAAGGGAGTAACTTTCATTAGACAAGGTTTGGCAAAACAAGATCGACCTAATCATTATGGAACAAAGATATTTGTTCCTGCGTTTccagaaaataaattattggaTCCAAAGAGATGCCTTtatttctatttgaaaaaaactgAGGTTTTTAGAGAAAAACTTAAAGACAGCAACAAGTTATTTTTGAGTTTACTTGAACCACATCAACCAGTATCTTCACAGACTATATCAAAATGGATTGTTCAGACTATTCATATGGCTtatgaaaatcagaaaaaatcaaatgttaaagGACATAGTACAAGAGCCTTAGGACCTTCATGGGCTTTATTTAATGGTGCTTCAGTTaaatcaattatagaagcagCAGATTGGAGTAAAGAATCtactttttgtaaattttatttgaggGATGTAGATGACTGTGTTCCAGTTCTTAGATGTGCTGTAAATAAGTGA